The nucleotide sequence GCAGCGGCAGCTGCATGTTGCAGCCCCCGCAGCGGCGGCCCTCCACCAGCTCCACGAGGCCGATGCCTCGCCGCGCCTTGCGCACCTGCTCGTACTGCTTCAGCAACGCCGCGGGCACCTCGCCGGCGAGCGCCTCACGCGTCTCGCGCAACGTCCCTTCGCGCGCATCGATCTCCGCCAAGCGCTCGCGCTCCTCCGCCTCGAGCCGCTCGTGCTCCGGCACGAGCTCCGCGTGCTCCGCCTCGAGGGCCTGCAGCGTCGCTTCGGTCGACTCGAGCGCCTCCATCGACGGCAACGTGTCCTCCTCGAGCTCCTGTGCGCGGGTCGCGAACTGCATCTCCTGATTCTGGAACTGCGCCGCCTCCTTCGAGGACTCCGCCCGCAACGCCGCCTCCTGCGCCGCCTTCGTGCGGTCGCGCAGCGCCTGCAGCTCGACGTCCGCCTCGCGGACCTTCGCGCGGAGCGCGTCGCGCTCGCCGCGGACCGTCTCCAGGCGCGCCTCGAGCGCCTCGCGGTCGCTGCGGATCATTCGCAGCGCCTCGGGCACGTCCGCGCGCTCGTTGTCGAGCGCGTCGAGCGCCAGGTCGCGTTCCTGTACGTCGTTCAGGGTGTCCATGGCCGTCCCTCCGAATCGCCCCCCGCGCGGCGGTCCACCCAACGAAAACTCCGTTCGCGGGAAACCGAACGGAGCGGGACGGAGCGCGGACGCGGGGATGCGTAGGTCATCATCTATCACGCTACCACGCGCGCGGGGTATGCTCCCCGCCGTGATCGAGGACGCCCCCGACGCGTTCGTCCAGCGGTTCCGGACGTACGCCACCCCCGCCACGCTCTTCGCACGCCCCGAAGGCAGCCCCCTGCTCGAGGCGGACGTGGCCGGAACCGTCGTGCAGCTCCTCGAACGCACGAACCCCTACGACGCGCCCCCCGGCGCGGCGACCCTGATCCTGAACCCCACCGCCCACGAGGTGCGCGACGCCGGCGACGGCGACGTCGCCCTGCAGGTCCCCGAGCGCGGTGCGCTCCGCGGGGCGGGCGCGGTGCTCGCGCACGAGCCCGGCGCCCTCGTCGTCGATGCCGGCGTCCCGGTCGTCCTCGCCGTCGAAACGCCGGACGCGTGGCCGGTCGGTCGGCGCGTCGCGTTCGACGCCGCCCCCCCGGTCCACGCCTTCGTCCTCCCCCCCGACCGCCGTCCCGACCGCCCAGACGAGGGCGGCTCGATCGACGAGGCGCACTGACGTGCCGCTGCCTCCGCCTCCCCCTCCGCGCGCCGAGGTCCACGCGGTCGCGCCCGGGTCGCCCGCCGCACGTGCGGGCGTGACGCCGGGGTGGCGACTCGTCGCCGTCGCGGGCGCCGAGATCCCGGACGTGCTGGCCTACCGTCGCGAACTCGCGCGGGGCGAGGTCCGCCTCGACCTCGAGGCGCCCGACGGGACGACGGCGTCGTTCGACGTCGCGTGGGAGGACCCCGGCCTGGAGTTCGCCGACCCGATCTTCGACGGGATCCGCACGTGCGCCAACAAGTGCGAATTCTGCTACGTCCACCAGATGCCGCAGGGGTTCCGCAAGAGCCTCTACCTGATGGACGACGACTTCCGCACGAGCTTCCTGTACGGCTCCTTCGTGACCCTCACGAACCTCTCCGACGGCGACGTGCGGCGGATCCTCGACGAGCACCTCAGTCCGCTGTACGTCTCGGTCCACACCGCCGACGAAACGCTGCGCGGCGACATGATGCAGTGGTGGTCCAGCAAGGTCCGCGACCCCGCCTCCACCCGCATTCGCGACATGATCGAGCGGCTCGAACCGATCGACCTGTACACGCAGATGGTGCTGCTGCCCGGCCGCAACGACGGCGACGCGATGGAGTCCACGCTCGCCTACCTCGCGTCGCGCCCCAACGTCCAGGCGGTCGCCGCCGTACCGGTCGGCCTCACCGACCACCGTACGAACCTGCCCGACCTCCGCACCTACACGGCGGAGGAGGCGGACGACGTCGTCCGCCGCGTCGAGGCGGTGCAACGCCGCATGCTGGAGACGCGCGGCACCCGCTTCGTGTTCCTCTCCGACGAGTTCTACCTCCTCGCCGGACGCCCGCTCCCGACGCGCGACGCCTACGAGGGGTTCCCGATGCTCGAGAACGGCGTCGGCATGGTCCGCGACTTCCTCGACGGGCCCCTCCCCGACCTCCCCGACCGCCTCGCGGCGCCCCGCAAGGTCCTCCTCGCGACCGGCACCCTCTTCGCGCCGGTGCTGGAGCGCGCCGTCGCGCCGTTGCGGCGCATCGACGGCCTCGAGATCGAGGTGCGCGCCGTCACGAACCGGACGTTCGGGGCGGTCACCACCGTCGCCGGCCTCCTCGCCGGCCGCGACCTGCTGCTCGCCGTTCGTCCGGAGGAGGCCGACGTGCTGCTCCTCAGCCCGAACGTCGTGAAGTACG is from Trueperaceae bacterium and encodes:
- a CDS encoding C4-type zinc ribbon domain-containing protein — encoded protein: MDTLNDVQERDLALDALDNERADVPEALRMIRSDREALEARLETVRGERDALRAKVREADVELQALRDRTKAAQEAALRAESSKEAAQFQNQEMQFATRAQELEEDTLPSMEALESTEATLQALEAEHAELVPEHERLEAEERERLAEIDAREGTLRETREALAGEVPAALLKQYEQVRKARRGIGLVELVEGRRCGGCNMQLPLHVVQKVKKNAGVVRCPSCGRILWSKTEAAA
- a CDS encoding DUF512 domain-containing protein; amino-acid sequence: MTPGWRLVAVAGAEIPDVLAYRRELARGEVRLDLEAPDGTTASFDVAWEDPGLEFADPIFDGIRTCANKCEFCYVHQMPQGFRKSLYLMDDDFRTSFLYGSFVTLTNLSDGDVRRILDEHLSPLYVSVHTADETLRGDMMQWWSSKVRDPASTRIRDMIERLEPIDLYTQMVLLPGRNDGDAMESTLAYLASRPNVQAVAAVPVGLTDHRTNLPDLRTYTAEEADDVVRRVEAVQRRMLETRGTRFVFLSDEFYLLAGRPLPTRDAYEGFPMLENGVGMVRDFLDGPLPDLPDRLAAPRKVLLATGTLFAPVLERAVAPLRRIDGLEIEVRAVTNRTFGAVTTVAGLLAGRDLLLAVRPEEADVLLLSPNVVKYGTDLLLDDRSLGDLRRDLRMDVELGGTTLADLARTILGDAGGAVAPQFGFSTHAVKEAAKQH